Proteins encoded in a region of the Diabrotica virgifera virgifera chromosome 4, PGI_DIABVI_V3a genome:
- the LOC126883728 gene encoding 52 kDa repressor of the inhibitor of the protein kinase-like, which translates to MLILFDFHFKTISDSSNGETEGAKRDDEDKPESLTIIRDEVEVGQHEQSSLAVSQNPNFEVEVFGDPLALDSHSKSSGPTNSSSESRPTINSEGKVKELSSNHIIKDIGLYVNNQPDDYTKYLLLEEHWKPPSNYVYPYSENSKGVKRYLSKTHLENHTWLVLSESKKGLFCKYCALFAQEKAGHNKGVKLGRLVIEPLTRFKDLTGKDGDLQTHERSLYHKTCVEMGKDFLKTYKSPNKEVINQVCSERLRQVTENRERLKPIIKTIILLGRQNIPFRGHRDDGPINLDIETSAANQGNFKALLQFRVDAGDKALEKHLNTSSSRATYISKTTQNALIECCGDEIRDEILKRILESKYWSMMFDETSDLSHKEQITLVVRYLWKDAVREDFITFIDAYNAAADVNGKECKENKLSGKTLGEIVLRNVKELGLDLSYCVGIGTDGASVMTSKESGSVTKIQSEAVSAKRLPCYNHALNNYISKSNKIRSINNAVGIMKEVIHFYNQSAKRNAVLTEHVGRQLVSLCETRWVDRHDAVILFFCALPEIVDSFTEISEWKESESAKKAVLYINSITSTEFIFSCVCLVDILKRTLPLSKLLQKPNLDLNKASNAVTDTLTCLKDRRRNCDDHFTELYLEALTTSEKLGVQLKMPRVVKSQRHRENYEAETVMEYYRMSMYIPLLDNVITDLQTRFSEENLLCFDLNLLMPANMLNTNVSEKCLELNVRLQKVCQNFKTLLPSDSEVVLEGELSIWRAKWSREKEEGMKIPNCAIEVLKCCDGDMFPTVRTLLQILITLPVSVASAERSFSSLKLVKSWLRTRMVEERLNGLCLLYIHRDIEVNVENVIERYAKGGKRRLDFIV; encoded by the exons atgttaattttgtttgattttcacTTTAAAACAATTTCAGATAGCAGTAATGGTGAGACTGAGGGTGCAAAACGAGACGATGAAGATAAACCCGAATCACTTACAATAATTCGAGATGAAGTGGAAGTGGGACAACATGAGCAAAGCTCGCTTGCTGTGTCACAAAACCCAAACTTCGAAGTGGAAGTTTTCG GAGATCCTCTGGCCTTGGATTCACACTCAAAAAGCAGTGGACCTACCAACTCCTCAAGCGAATCCAGACCTACAATTAACTCTGAAGGTAAAGTGAAAGAGCTCTCTTCAAATCATATCATCAAAGATATAGGGCTATATGTAAATAACCAGCCTGATGATTACACAAAATATCTTCTTTTGGAAGAACATTGGAAGCCACCCTCAAACTACGTGTATCCATATTCAGAAAACTCAAAGGGCGTTAAAAGGTATTTGTCTAAAACCCACCTAGAAAATCATACATGGCTTGTACTTTCAGAGTCGAAGAAAGGTTTGTTCTGTAAATACTGTGCACTTTTCGCCCAAGAAAAGGCAGGTCACAATAAGGGCGTGAAGCTGGGGAGACTTGTAATTGAACCTTTGACACGGTTTAAAGACTTAACAGGAAAAGATGGCGACTTGCAAACCCATGAAAGAAGTTTATACCATAAAACCTGTGTAGAAATGGGGAAAGACTTTTTGAAAACTTACAAATCACCTAATAAAGAAGTTATCAATCAGGTATGCTCTGAGCGGCTTCGTCAGGTTACAGAAAATCGTGAAAGGCTAAAGCCCATTATCAAAACCATTATTTTGCTCGGGCGTCAAAACATACCTTTTCGAGGTCACAGGGACGATGGTCCTATCAACCTAGACATTGAGACTTCAGCAGCAAATCAGGGGAATTTCAAAGCTCTCTTGCAGTTCAGAGTAGACGCGGGTGACAAAGCTCTCGAAAAACATCTTAATACATCATCTTCTCGAGCAACATATATTAGCAAAACAACGCAAAATGCTTTAATAGAGTGTTGTGGGGATGAAATTAGGGATGAAATTCTGAAAAGAATACTCGAGTCCAAATATTGGTCTATGATGTTTGACGAAACCAGTGATTTGTCTCATAAGGAACAGATTACATTAGTTGTCCGTTATCTTTGGAAAGATGCCGTAAGGGAGGACTTCATAACTTTTATTGATGCATACAATGCAGCAGCAGATGTAAATGGTAAAGAGTGTAAAGAGAACAAACTATCAGGGAAAACTCTAGGTGAAATAGTCTTAAGGAATGTAAAAGAACTTGGCTTAGACCTTAGTTACTGTGTAGGCATAGGTACAGATGGGGCTTCGGTAATGACATCTAAAGAATCAGGTAGTGTAACAAAGATCCAATCAGAGGCAGTTAGTGCAAAACGGCTTCCATGCTACAACCACGCCTTGAATAATTATATTTCTAAATCTAATAAGATTCGATCCATAAATAATGCCGTTGGCATTATGAAAGAAGTCATTCACTTTTATAATCAGTCAGCAAAAAGGAATGCTGTTCTAACTGAACACGTAGGAAGGCAACTAGTGAGCCTCTGTGAAACTAGGTGGGTAGATAGACATGATgcagtaattttatttttttgtgcatTGCCAGAAATTGTCGATTCATTTACAGAGATAAGCGAATGGAAAGAGTCCGAGTCAGCCAAAAAGGCCGTATTGTATATCAACTCAATAACAAGCACTGAATTCATTTTTTCTTGCGTTTGTCTGGTAGATATTCTGAAAAGGACCCTTCCCCTAAGCAAGTTATTGCAAAAACCAAACTTAGACTTGAACAAGGCTTCCAATGCAGTGACAGACACACTGACATGTCTGAAGGATAGGAGACGAAATTGTGATGATCATTTCACAGAGTTATACTTGGAAGCTCTAACTACCTCTGAAAAGCTGGGCGTGCAGCTCAAAATGCCCAGAGTAGTGAAAAGCCAAAGGCATAGAGAAAACTACGAAGCAGAGACAGTGATGGAATATTATAGGATGTCCATGTATATACCACTTCTCGACAATGTCATCACTGATCTACAAACCAGGTTCTCCGAAGAAAACCTATTGTGCTTTGACCTCAACCTTTTAATGCCTGCAAATATGTTGAACACCAATGTCAGCGAAAAATGCTTGGAGTTGAACGTGAGGCTGCAGAAAGtttgccagaactttaaaactctTTTGCCCAGTGATTCTGAAGTGGTACTTGAAGGAGAGTTAAGCATTTGGAGAGCGAAGTGGTCAAGGGAGAAAGAAGAAGGAATGAAAATTCCAAACTGTGCCATAGAAGTACTCAAATGCTGCGATGGAGATATGTTTCCAACTGTACGAACACTTCTACAAATACTTATCACACTACCAGTAAGTGTTGCAAGTGCTGAAAGGTCATTCAGCAGCCTTAAGCTCGTTAAATCCTGGCTACGGACAAGAATGGTTGAAGAGAGGTTGAATGGATTGTGCCTTTTATACATACATCGTGATATTGAGGTGAATGTTGAGAACGTAATTGAGCGTTATGCTAAAGGAGGAAAAAGAAGGCTGGACTTTATTGTTTAA